The genomic interval AGGAATCTGCGATAAGCCTGGGGGAGTCGATAACCGGACTGTGATCCCAGGGTGTCCGAATGGGGAAACCCCGCCAGGGGCGCGAGCTGCCTGGTGACCCGCATCTGAACACATAGGGTGCGTGGAGGGAACGCGGGGAAGTGAAACATCTCAGTACCCGCAGGAAGAGAAAACAATAGTGATTCCGTCAGTAGTGGCGAGCGAACGCGGATCAGGCTAAACCGTTCCATGTGTGATAGCCGGCGGGCGTTGCATGGTCGGGGTTGTGGGACTTTCCATACCAGTTCTGCCGGACTGGTGAGGTGTGATGTGCAGGCATAGGTGAACGGTCTTGAAAGGCCGGCCAGAGAGGGTGTGAGCCCCGTAACCGAAATGTTTTGTGCCGCCTGGAGAGTATCCCAAGTAGCACGGGGCCCGAGAAATCCCGTGTGAATCTGTCAGGACCACCTGATAAGCCTAAATACTCCCTAATGACCGATAGCGGACCAGTACCGTGAGGGAAAGGTGAAAAGTACCCCGGGAGGGGAGTGAAACAGTACCTGAAACCGTGTGCTTACAATCCGTCGGAGCAACCTTGTAGTTGTGACGGCGTGCCTTTTGAAGAATGAGCCTGCGAGTTAGTGTTACGTCGCGAGGTTAACCCGTGTGGGGAAGCCGTAGCGAAAGCGAGTCTGAATAGGGCGTTGCAGTGGCGTGATCTAGACCCGAAGCGAAGTGATCTACCCATGGCCAGGTTGAAGCGACGGTAAGACGTCGTGGAGGACCGAACCCACTTCAGTTGAAAATGGAGGGGATGAGCTGTGGGTAGGGGTGAAAGGCCAATCAAACTTCGTGATAGCTGGTTCTCCCCGAAATGCATTTAGGTGCAGCGTTGCGTGTTTCTTGCTGGAGGTAGAGCTACTGGATGGCTAATGGGCCCTACAAGGTTACTGACGTCAGCCAAACTCCGAATGCCGGTAAGTGAGAGCGCAGCAGTGAGACTGTGGGGGATAAGCTTCATAGTCGAGAGGGAAACAGCCCAGACCACCAACTAAGGCCCCTAAGCGTGTGCTAAGTGGGAAAGGATGTGGAGTTGCGAAGACAACCAGGAGGTTGGCTTAGAAGCAGCCATCCTTAAAAGAGTGCGTAATAGCTCACTGGTCAAGTGATTCCGCGCCGACAATGTAGCGGGGCTCAAGTACACCGCCGAAGTTGTGGATTTCAGATATTAGCTAAGCCGCCCCTTGTGGGTTGGTTCAGGCGTCTGGAGTGGTAGGGGAGCGTCGTGTGGGCAGTGAAGTCGCGGTGTAAACCAGCGGTGGAGCCTACACGAGTGAGAATGCAGGCATGAGTAGCGAAAGACGGGTGAGAAACCCGTCCGCCGAATGATCAAGGGTTCCAGGGTCAAGCTAATCTGCCCTGGGTAAGTCGGGACCTAAGGCGAGGCCGACAGGCGTAGTCGATGGACAACGGGTTGATATTCCCGTACCGGCGAAAAACCGTCCATGTTGAACAGGGGATACTAACCGCCCGATGCCTGCCCGCCCACCCTTCGGGGTGATGTGGGTTTTGGTGGAGCGCGGGACCTGATCCTGGGAGGCAAGCGTATTAACAGGTGTGACGCAGGAAGGTAGCCAAGCCGGGCGATGGTTGTCCCGGTCTAAGGATGTAGGGCGAACGGTAGGCAAATCCGCCGTTCATGATGCCTGAGATCTGATGGGACCCCCTCACGGGGGGATTTGGTGATCCTATGCTGCCGAGAAAAGCATCGACGCGAGGTTTTAGCCGCCCGTACCCCAAACCGACACAGGTGATCAGGTAGAGAATACTAAGGCGATCGAGAGAATTATGGTTAAGGAACTCGGCAAAATGCCCCCGTAACTTCGGGAGAAGGGGGGCCCCAACCTTGAACACCACTTGCTGGTGGGAGGGGATCGGGGCCGCAGAGACCAGGGGGAAGCGACTGTTTACTAAAAACACAGGTCCGTGCGAAGTCGCAAGACGATGTATACGGACTGACTCCTGCCCGGTGCTGGAAGGTTAAGAGGACCGGTTAGCCTTACGGCGAAGCTGAGAATTCAAGCCCCAGTAAACGGCGGTGGTAACTATAACCATCCTAAGGTAGCGAAATTCCTTGTCGGGTAAGTTCCGACCTGCACGAATGGAGTAACGACTTCCCCGCTGTCTCAACCATAAACTCGGCGAAATTGCAGTACGAGTAAAGATGCTCGTTACGCGCAGCAGGACGGAAAGACCCCGAGACCTTTACTATAGTTTGGTATTGGTGTTCGGAGTGGCTTGTGTAGGATAGGTGGGAGACGTTGAAGCCCGGACGCCAGTTCGGGTGGAGTCATCGTTGAAATACCACTCTGGTCACTTTGGACATCTAACTTCGGCCCGTAATCCGGGTCAGGGACAGTGCCTGATGGGTAGTTTAACTGGGGCGGTTGCCTCCTAAAAAGTAACGGAGGCGCCCAAAGGTTCCCTCAGCCTGGTTGGCAATCAGGTGTCGAGTGTAAGTGCACAAGGGAGCTTGACTGTGAGAGAGACATCTCGAGCAGGGACGAAAGTCGGGACTAGTGATCCGGCGGTACATTGTGGAATGGCCGTCGCTCAACGGATAAAAGGTACCTCGGGGATAACAGGCTGATCTTGCCCAAGAGTCCATATCGACGGCATGGTTTGGCACCTCGATGTCGGCTCGTCGCATCCTGGGGCTGGAGTAGGTCCCAAGGGTTGGGCTGTTCGCCCATTAAAGCGGTACGCGAGCTGGGTTTAGAACGTCGTGAGACAGTTCGGTCCCTATCCGCTGCGCGCGCAGGAAATTTGAGAAGGGCTGTCCTTAGTACGAGAGGACCGGGACGGACGAACCTCTGGTGTGTCAGTTGTACTGCCAAGTGCACCGCTGATTAGCTACGTTCGGATGGGATAACCGCTGAAAGCATCTAAGCGGGAAGCTCGCTTCGAGATGAGATTTCCATACACCTTGTGTGTGAGAGGCCCCCAGCCAGACCACTGGGTTGATAGGCCGGATGTGGAAGCGAGGACTAACGACTCGTGAAGCTGACCGGTACTAATAGGCCGATAACTTACACCACACACCACCCCGTAAACCTATTCAAAAGAGGTTTACACCCAGGGGTGGTACGAAGATAACAAGACTGCTTGCGTCCACTATGTGGTTCCCAAACAACAAACCCGACACCGGCTTGTTGCAGGGAACAAAAACACAACACAATAACAACACCACACCTGCCTTAACCGGCAGGAAGCATGTTGTAACCACAGATTTCCCACCCCACGGCACAGCCAACGGGTGCGGAGCAAGGGTTACGGCGGTCATAGCGTGGGGGAAACGCCCGGTCCCATTCCGAACCCGGAAGCTAAGACCCACAGCGCCGATGGTACTGCACCCGGGAGGGTGTGGGAGAGTAGGTCACCGCCGGAACATCATTACGGTCGAGAGCCCCCCAACCACCAGGTTGGGGGGCTCTCCCATTTAACACACAAACCCCACACCCCGACCGAAAACACGGCACCACCCCCGCACACACCCCGGCCCGGCACCCCACCGAAAACCCGGGACGCTCTCTCACTTAATGCAGTGAATTTGGACACCCGAAGGTCACATTATCAACGGCGGTCGGCCAGCGCTGGTGCATCAACAACGACCCTCGGGTCGAATATGTCTTCCCGTTGCCGCGGCACGTTCCCTGGCGAGTTCCTCAAAGAGCCTTGCCCGCTGACCTGCCGGCCCGCATCTGTCTGAATTCCCGGTCGTATACTAAGCGCCGACATCCCTCGGCCGCCCTTTGCGCTGGTGCACGCCTCTCACCATGGGCCCCTGACGCACGAACGGCTCTGGCTGACGTCGCCCTCGTCAGCTTGCCGGGTCGTACAGGAACTGCCGGACCTCTTGCGAGCAGCGGCAGGCGACGGCGATCTTCGCGGCCCATTCAAGTGCCGCCTCCCGCGAGGGTAGCTCGAGAACGGTGTAGCCGCCGTTGGGCACCTTGTGGCCTGGGTACGTGCCCTCGGTGACGGTGCCGTCACCGGCCACGAGCACCGGGTCAACGTCCTCATCAATCCCGCCGCCGAAGACGTACACCCCCGCCGCCTTGGCCTCGTCGATGACGGCATGCGAGGCTTCGACTACCGCCTCGAAGTCCTCCTCGGGGAACACCATGGCTTCACCGGGGAACGAGATCAGGTACTTCGTCATTCGAGGACTCCTCTGCTCCGGCGGCGCCAACCGACGGTCTCTTCTCTGCGGCACCGCTCTGGTGCCCAGACCGATTATGGCTCCGGCGCCCGACATATGGTCAAGGTATGCGTCGCGACCGACCCGCTGAAACTGTTCGGGCGGTACCGTCTGGGAGCACGTTCTTAAGCGTGCGCCCGCGAAGAACGGTCAGCCATGGATCACTTCGACACGATCGTGATCGGCGACCTGAGCGTGGCGCAGGCTACTTCGACCAGGCCCACTTCGGCCACGAGTTCCGGGCCTTCACCGGCTCACGCCGACCCGGTACGTCGAAGTCAGGCGGCGGTTCCTGCGGGAACATCCCGGCCACGCGCTGGACGGTTGGCCGCTGCCGGCCGATTGAATTCTTACAGGAGCGACAACTCACGACTTGCTAACATGGGGGCATGTTAACGCCAACCGAAAATGGGGCCATTAGTGCCAATTGAAAACGGGGCCACGAGGTTGTGGTTCTATTGTGCCGTACTGGCGTCGGGTTGGTGTTTTTTGAGCCGGTAGCTGTTGCCTTTGAGGCTGATGACCTCGGCGTGGTGGACGATCCGGTCGATCATGGCCGAGGCGATGGTCAGGTCTCCGAAGACGTCACCCCAGCGGGCAAACGGGAGGTTCGACGTCAGGATCATGGACGCATGTTCGTAGCGGCTGGAGACGAGCTGGAAGAACAGGTTCGCCGCGTCCTGATCGAACGGGATATAGCCGACTTCGTCGACCACCAGGAGACTGTAGCGGCGGAGTTTGACCAGTTCCTGGGCGAGTTTCCCGCGGGAGTGCGCCTCCTGGAGCCGGGCGACCCAGCCAGTGGCGGAGTCGAAGAGAACCCGGTGCCCGGCCTTGGCTGCCTTGATGCCAATGCCGACCGCGAGATGGGTTTTGCCCGTGCCGGGAGGTCCGAGCAGGACCACGTTTTTGGCCTCAGAGAGGAACACCCCGGTGCCCAGATGCGCGATGAGGTTCCGGTCCGCGGAGGGCTGATGGTCGAAGTTGAACTCTTCGAGATCCTTGTGGGCCGGGAACCTCGCGGCCTTGATCCGCGTCGCCGCTCCCGAAGCTTCACGTTCGGAGACTTCCCGGGAGAGGACCGCGGCCAAGTACTCCTCATGGGACCAGCCGGCGTCCCGGGCCTGGTCCCCGAGCCGGCGGAACCCATCACTGATCCGCGGTGCGCGCAGGGCCCGGGCGTAGTACTCGATCTGTGACGGTGTCCCGCTCATGAGGCCACCTCCAGGACCAGATCCGGCTGCGGGCCGAGGTCGATGCCGAAGATCTCGTCGTAGGCGGCCAGATCCCGCACCTGGACCGCTTCTTCGGGTTCGGGGCGGTGGACTCTTTGGGTCCGGAAGTCCCGGCGCATCACCGCAGCGCGGGCCACATGGACCGGATCAGTCAGGACCAGATGCCGGGCCCACGCACGGACGTGCGTGGCAATGATGACACCCTCGTGCGTGACCCACACGGTGTCCAGATCAGCGACGACGTCCACGATCCGCCCAATGAATGAAGGGTCCACGGAATAGTCGTTGGAGAACACCCGCACGTAGTAATCCCGCGGCAGGCGCACCGCGTTCCGGAACACCGACTCCGGGGACACCGGCGGCAGCTCCCGCATCCTCTCCCGGTCCAGGACGATCAGCTCGTCCGGGCGGCCGTGGCGGGACCGCGAATACCGGTGATTGGCCTTGGGCAGCCAGTCCTCCAGCTGGCCGTTGAAGTCCGCCGGGGAGCGGAAGTCCCGGCCCGGCATGAAGCGTTGCCGGAAGAACCTGTTCATCCGCTCGACCATGCCCTTGGACTCCGGATCCCGCGGCGGAAGCAGCTTGATCTCCAACCCCAAAGACCCGGCGAACGCGGCCACCGGCTCCGTCGGTTTGCGCCTGCCAATGCCGGACTCGTTGTCCCACAACAGCCGCGACGGAACCGCCTGCGCGTCCTGCAGCAGCGTCCACATTCCGCCCAAAAGATCCGGCGTCGTCCGCGACGGCAGCATCCGTGCCTGGATGAATCCCGAGAACGCTGAAGTCATCACCAGCACCGGGGGCGTGTCGTTCTGGCCCTCACCGACGGGCAGCGGCTCGTGCGGGAACCAGAGATCGCACTGGACCTGGAACCCCGGCTCGTGGACCAGGCGGTCGGCCGGGTCCGGCGGCGCGTATTCCGGCCGGATCGCGGCGACCTTCGCCCGGAACAGTGACGCGGAACCTGACCAGCCCACCCGCTCCGCCAGCGTCGCGGCCGGCATCGTCGGCGTCTTCACCAAAAGCTCCCGCACCCTGGGAGCAAACGCATCAAAACTCGATACCCCGGCCGCCCGCTGATACTTCGGTGCCCGGTCCGACTCCAGCGCACGCTCCACCGTTCCGCGGGAAACCCCCACGATCCTGCCGATCTCACGCTTCGAGTGCTTGCCTGTCGAAAACAGGTGGCGTATCTCCGCCCAATCATCCAAATTGATCACCTTCCATAATGGTCGGTGGCCCTGTTTTCAAATGGCAGAAGTGGTCCTGTTTTCGGTTGGCGTTAACAGGGCATCCCAAGGCAGAGGAGAGCCCCGTGGGCAAGGTGGTCATGTACGGCTCGGTGTCGGTGGACGGCGTCCTCGCGGACGAGAACGACCAGCCCGGACCTCTGTTCGACTGGTTGACCAGCGGTGACGTGCCGTTGGACGAGAG from Pseudarthrobacter sp. SSS035 carries:
- the istA gene encoding IS21 family transposase; the encoded protein is MINLDDWAEIRHLFSTGKHSKREIGRIVGVSRGTVERALESDRAPKYQRAAGVSSFDAFAPRVRELLVKTPTMPAATLAERVGWSGSASLFRAKVAAIRPEYAPPDPADRLVHEPGFQVQCDLWFPHEPLPVGEGQNDTPPVLVMTSAFSGFIQARMLPSRTTPDLLGGMWTLLQDAQAVPSRLLWDNESGIGRRKPTEPVAAFAGSLGLEIKLLPPRDPESKGMVERMNRFFRQRFMPGRDFRSPADFNGQLEDWLPKANHRYSRSRHGRPDELIVLDRERMRELPPVSPESVFRNAVRLPRDYYVRVFSNDYSVDPSFIGRIVDVVADLDTVWVTHEGVIIATHVRAWARHLVLTDPVHVARAAVMRRDFRTQRVHRPEPEEAVQVRDLAAYDEIFGIDLGPQPDLVLEVAS
- the istB gene encoding IS21-like element helper ATPase IstB, with the translated sequence MSGTPSQIEYYARALRAPRISDGFRRLGDQARDAGWSHEEYLAAVLSREVSEREASGAATRIKAARFPAHKDLEEFNFDHQPSADRNLIAHLGTGVFLSEAKNVVLLGPPGTGKTHLAVGIGIKAAKAGHRVLFDSATGWVARLQEAHSRGKLAQELVKLRRYSLLVVDEVGYIPFDQDAANLFFQLVSSRYEHASMILTSNLPFARWGDVFGDLTIASAMIDRIVHHAEVISLKGNSYRLKKHQPDASTAQ
- a CDS encoding YciI family protein: MTKYLISFPGEAMVFPEEDFEAVVEASHAVIDEAKAAGVYVFGGGIDEDVDPVLVAGDGTVTEGTYPGHKVPNGGYTVLELPSREAALEWAAKIAVACRCSQEVRQFLYDPAS